The sequence ctagtAGTGAATAGTAACCGGAAGCAGTTAAGCATCTAAATACATAACCAAATTCACATGGTTTCTAATAAGTTGGTGAATATAGGCCCGTGTATAACATCTAACAACCAACTTGAAGATATAGGCCTCAAGTAAGCCACACTACCATATAATCATGTATTTAATTAATAGAGTAAAGATACATATATATGCTACCTCTGAATCCATTTGTTAATGCATCTAAATCTAAATATTTGAGAAGATGAGTGTTTCCTAAAAAATGACCGGTAACCGAGTTTCCCTTAAAAAACTAAAATGGCCTATTATTTTGTGGCTTACTTGTAATGTTGGTTTAAAAGTGAAGAGGAACACCGATAAAACCATTGTCAGCAGCATAGCCATTGATGTTGAGTACACCTGCAAGCAGTGTGCAATGatatttaaaaaaaagaaaaaaaacatgcACAGGTTTAGAGATATAATTGACCAATTTGAAACTGTTTATGAAAAATAGATAATACACTAGTCAGAACTAAAGTCGAACCTTAACGATGTTGTCAGCATACTTCATTAACCACGACACTAAAAGACCAGTGGAACCTAAATTTAACACAACCAGCCATGTTGTGATAGTGTAACCATTAAAGAGGCGGTTCCACCATGGTCCATTCTCAAATCCTCCTCTAAAATCATCCACAAAAAGCCGCCCCATATTAAAAATTGCACCAAACCTGAAATAAACATGTATTCCGAATCAGTAGCCAgcattataatattatataatccATTTCATCTATTATAAAAAGAAAAAGgaataagaaaaagaaaaaaaaaaaaaaaagtgaaggaGCCTACGTGTACAGTTGAACATTCTGCCAATATAAGGTGTCGTTATTCTTCTTCATTAAAAACTCTGTATAAACACCTGCTAGGGCTGAAAGACAGGCAGACAAAACGCCCAACATGTACCCCTGGATTGGCGAGGAGAATAGGGAGTCGCACGATGCTTCTCCACATCCTTTAACCTATATCAACAATAACTGACAAGATAAATTTTCCTTGTCCCTTCATTATTATAGTCTAAAATATCTACTCTTGGTTAATatatgataaaataaaataaaaagtgtgCACACTGTCTATCAACTAAATGCTTAGGCCAGATAGAAATCATATAATACAAGTAGGCACAAAAAATGGGAACTCATGTATAGATCATGAAGAAGATAATAATAGTGGCACCTGACTAGTGGTTGTTCCAACAGCCAATAGACAAATTGCAATCCACTGCAAATTGGAAAGCTTCCTCTTCAAGAAAAGCCTAAAACATTAAACAATCCCTTGATTAACTTCATAACAATAACTTTTAAGTGCAAATGAAATTAGTTCAAATGAGAATCCGATTCCCAAATGAGTATGTATATTTACAAAAAAAAGATAAAGGAACTCACCTGAACAATATTCCAGTAGTAACAATTTTCAGATTTCCCATTATTTGATATGTGGATGTATCAACATATGTCAGGGTGGCAAACTGAACATTGTTATGGATAAGGTATATAACAGAGGGAATAGGGTAGAGTCGAACACTCTTCCATTCTGTTGTCATCCTGGGAGGGGGCGATTTCTTACACTCTCGCCATAGGAAGATGCTAGATACAATAAGCTGCAACCCAAAAAGCAAACCAATCAATTGTTCCATCCTATACCAGATCTAATTAATAATAGGTGAGACTAAAATCCACACTTAGTTTTGCTATAAGTGACTATCTACTTGATTACTAGGCTGAAAAGATTAGCTAGTGTATGCCATCGAGTGTTTTAACAAACGTATACCTTGAAGACCTCAGCAAGAAAAGGAATAGTTGCATAGTCATACTTGTATCCCCCGTTACTCTGAGACAAAGTAGTCAAAATTCCCTGCCATAAATAGAGCTCAATTAGTATCTTGTCAGATTAAACTTTATAATAATAGTCATGATGTTGTACATCCAAAATCATATACAGGTAATGTATGGACTGAGAGAGTTTAGAAGTATTTACAGATAATGATTAAACAAATTGAGTAAGTTCATTAGTAAGTAAAGGCACAAACAACAATACAACAAAACAATAGTGTGAAATGTACAAACTACACATTGCATCAATCAAAAGCAAACTCAATcacttcaattcatattcatattcaaatCAAACGAAGAACGTATCGAACAGTGCTAATCAGTCGGTGTATTACTGATCCAGgaggatctttttttttttttttttttttgaaaggcaaggttagttgttagttgttagactcgaacctgggtcactctcgaatccatgaaacatggataccaatgaagcaaggcCTCATTGGCGATCCAGGAGGATCTTAACCACTCTTCGAGAATTATGGatgttgagagagagagagagagagagtcaaAGGAAAATAGAGTTGGTCTTCCTTATTTGCCTCCATATCTCACAAGTGCCCATGATGTTACTGGATGCGTGGATCATGGAGAACATGGCCTCAATTATATTCCATTATATAAGTTATGTAATTGAGAGAAAAAAAAACAGAGCCTTTAGTATTGTGTACCATTTAGTACTACTACTGCACTAAAGAGATAGGGATTGCCTCAATTTTACACATGTAATTTGAAGAGagaataataaaatatattattcccCTACTTTGCACTTGTTCtcagttaacaaaaaaaaaaaaaaaaaacataagcaTTTCACCATATATTCATTATCAATTGCATTCCATATCACACGAACAAACTTATAAACAACTCatcaattactattattatcactgcGTTTGTTTTCATTCTATTCAATTCAATACAAACAGAACCAACTCATCAATTACATCCTTACGAATACGTCGTGTCTATTCTTATTCGTAAAGAAATCAATTACTTAACGCGCAGCATAGAGATCACTCAACTCTCGACCTAATTAATAAATTTGCATAATAACGAAAGGAGTCCAAATTCTACTAACTTTAGTGATCTCGTAGCAACAAATCGGTAGGTTGTAATTCGATAAAGCATACATTGACTCGTGCAGATTTGAGATGATGAGATTAAGGATTTATGAGAGAACGAAAGTAGGCAGGCACCTGAGAACTGGTGAGAACCGTGAGAAACGATGCGACGACGTACCACTGCATCTCATCCTCCGGCGATTTATCCGTTGTTGTTGGTTTGCACTCCCACAGTAGCAGCTATTATGCTACGCGTTACTCGTTGTAACAGTATCAAAATCTGGTCCAATATTTTTATTTTGCTCCTATTGAAAAAGAAAGTTAAATAAATGTTAATTTAACTTTAACATTCGTAATAACAGGAAAAAGTGACTCGCGCAATGCGGCGGGGCTTTTTGAATTGaaaatattcatatttaacgtagcgttatgtatttacagaattaaaaacgTGTTACCACGAGTGTATTTGAATACACGTGGTTAGTACCTAGTGTACATAATGGTCTGCGCGTTTTTGAGGACAGGAAGATTGCCTAAAAAAAGAAACGGAACcagatatgatgtagttagtttgatTTGTTTAttggtatgtgtatgtatatgtaagaaagttagcccgaaatatttaacgttttttttaaatacgtccgtttcgcgtatagttagttgcattgtgtttgtaaaattatttcgaattGAACGATGATGTCGAATAAATTTAACGCATATCGAGCGAGAAGATAAGTCCTGTTAaaaatttgagtggagtttatttaagatttttcatTAAAATTATAGAGTTACTTTTTACTCCTTGTTTGGGGTTTTACCATATCTTGTGTTCTTTTTTTGATGTCGTTTTGGTTTGATCAAACGACCATTTTTTACGAGATCCTATCTACGTCAAGAGATCCTATCTACGTCAAGAGATATgacaaatcttcatttactcatttcactcatttATGATAGTTTCacgcgtactcttcacaaaaatcaaattgttttatctatattactcactaatgataaaactctatttatcaactcatattcgtcataaaaacatttttattgttagccatgacgacctcactcaaatttcgggacgaaatttctttaacgggtaggtactgtgacgacccagaaatttccgatcaaatttaaacttaatctttacataattaatgtttttccgacatgataagcaaagtctgtaatgttgagtctaaaaaaaaaaaaaaatttggaacaGTTACttgaattcatttaccctttgaccatactcgacgattcacgaacctttaattgtaaatagaaatatatataaataactatatatgaaaataattatatataataaactaaatatattaatgaactaatatattaatgaactagtaATGTGATTTAgctattatgaaagataacttaaaatgactaaaacttgttattctgaatatagagagtagattgaatatacataatttatcaatgtttacaaagtattaaatattATACTCTGATATTatctgtttcaatatatatataattaatataattatttacttaatAATTAAAACACAattgtatatatagtagtatatatagaaatgaattctattcataattagtagttgtatgtatattataatattttaaaatgtataaataatgtaTAAGGTAATAAAGTGACTATTAAAATAAAACTATACATAAATGagtataattattatgatatgtatgttaaaaaaaatatatatatatatatatatatatatatatatatatatatataaaaagtgtaactattatatgttatataaatatacataattaataatatgtaatagtaatatattaaatgcaagttgaaaatataaatgttataataatattattagtacttttattattacctttaatattaatatcaatgttagtattattaataataatatcattattattagtattattaataataatatcattattattgttatataaatatatatatatatatatatatatatatatatatatatatatatatatatatatatatatatatatatatatataaagtatgattatcaaaaataaagaagataaacataaatattaatataagaatgatggaataatattattattatttaatattatttttataaatattattacaattaatatcattaatattataattgttattattattagaaaataatacaaactattaattttttttataatattagttttattattattattagtatttttgattataattaatatgattataattactaattattaattcattatttatgTAAAAATCATatatgtggatttgataaatcaggTTTGGTTCCAAGTCCTTTTCCATCTGTTGTAGATTGATAAAATCGTACCAATCAAATTCACAAAGAACAAAAGCAGTTGCGAGTCCCTTTCGTTATTCTTAAATCATTTTTGTCAGTTCAATTCCTTAGATAATACGATCATTTCAAGTTGTTGAATGAATTTAATCGACTGCTTATTTCTATTATCAACTACAAATACCTTTTACAGCTTGCAATTAGtgaaatttaataaaaaaaaactcaATAAAGCATCGACTGTCTCTGTTCTTCATAGATTTTGCTAAAACTCGAATTCGAAAGAAATTTTAAAATGTGTTAACgccatattgttaggaatccattgttcaaactatctgcaaagtatcAAAATTTAATTTTCGTTATCGAGttccaatttcgaagtcaaagatttgggttttaaaagtcaaccaaTGTTCTTCGATAAAATTCGAGTTGTATGTTATGATTCAAGTCCAATTAATGATTTCAAGAGTTTCCTGGAGTGATTTAGGATCTTTTTCATGTGGGAATCAAAGTCTAAAACATCCTTGAAATCAAgatttgatttttattttttttatttcaacaaAGCAACAGAACTTGATTTCTGTTAAATTTTTCGTTTTTTGTTAAATCCTAACACACAGGTAAATTGTTTACGCTTATAAAAATATTCTAAAACTATCTTATTTTATATTCCTTTGATATAAATATGGATTTCAGTCGATGGGAAGGTGAAGAAGAAGGGAGAAGTCGAAAGATGGGTTATATATTTACCTCTGTGAGGTTAATCAGGAAAAATGAAATTGGTTCAATGGTTAAAGGTGTTAACGATGGGCGATTGgttacgggttcgagccccgtcgtgggcaattctttttaggaagcttattaaagggtataatcattttttttttattatctattattattataactattattattattatttatataaatattacaagtgttatttttatgattaatttatcattctaagtagtattattattattttgattattatctttgttagtattatagttattattattactaatatcataattaTGTTTATAAGTAATAGAAacgttattaatattagaaattttcataagtattattaatatcattactattactattcatttttatcattttagtattattatcattattatgattataattattattattattaatatggtgaaaataatacaaattattattatcttcataaatactagtaatattatcactttataaatactagaaccattactattaatataagtatattattagtattaatatcattatttttatcactaatgaaatcataaccattattatcttaattaatagtattaagtattataattattatcatttttattattaatattactctagtattactataactattattttgtgaacaaaagattatgtatataaaaataaatataataaccataacttaaatatataaatactttatttaaaatatacaaaatgaatatatgataaaatatataagttagtaatatagaaattatcattaataataatataaatatttgctcgattacgattatatgtattaatgaatatacaaatgatataggttcgtgaatccgaggtcaaccctacacttgtttaatgtcgtcatatgtatttttactacaaaatacagtaatgtgagtttcatttgctccctttttaaatgcttttgcaatatatatttttgggactgagaatacatgcgcttttataaatgctttacgaaatagacacaagtaatcgaaactacattctatggttgaattgttataccggatatcgcccttgttgaacttggtaacctaagaattggtgtttattataattgccaccagttgacgcgaatcctaaagatagatctatgggccttgaccagccccagtcagagaatttgaactgctttagtacttcgattttatttttggggatattctagatgcattttgttaatgtcggttaccaggta comes from Rutidosis leptorrhynchoides isolate AG116_Rl617_1_P2 chromosome 4, CSIRO_AGI_Rlap_v1, whole genome shotgun sequence and encodes:
- the LOC139844758 gene encoding CMP-sialic acid transporter 1; its protein translation is MQWYVVASFLTVLTSSQGILTTLSQSNGGYKYDYATIPFLAEVFKLIVSSIFLWRECKKSPPPRMTTEWKSVRLYPIPSVIYLIHNNVQFATLTYVDTSTYQIMGNLKIVTTGILFRLFLKRKLSNLQWIAICLLAVGTTTSQVKGCGEASCDSLFSSPIQGYMLGVLSACLSALAGVYTEFLMKKNNDTLYWQNVQLYTFGAIFNMGRLFVDDFRGGFENGPWWNRLFNGYTITTWLVVLNLGSTGLLVSWLMKYADNIVKVYSTSMAMLLTMVLSVFLFTFKPTLQLLLGIIICIMSLHMYFAPPSSLVDLPVPAKAAPQTVIEVSVDHKADS